The Heptranchias perlo isolate sHepPer1 unplaced genomic scaffold, sHepPer1.hap1 HAP1_SCAFFOLD_1766, whole genome shotgun sequence genome includes a window with the following:
- the LOC137309684 gene encoding TRAF family member-associated NF-kappa-B activator-like: MAESSSKKVVPLAGTDHHPLYKEGLEFAFQQVCQEFKQLSALTKKQTELLSKYNYNKEVISDMPFSMPIQCTDEGEQEQVEGLFVGKKNKSILKSPIGSQGHRTCPKQLPVVESLSDLDVKFPPSDNVYDFLNSTPEKPGPKPPFEDPTRKVEDVLLKDDIQDFEHKKCNKEECTSLETFTEGPTNETLQNPSCDEQGMCTNINNTFMGATVGKNPFRSPSFLKPSNPFLNVEKPHQMATSAPTEIRGPQQVSQNIPKPALRM, translated from the exons AGAGGGGTTGGAGTTTGCTTTTCAGCAGGTTTGTCAAGAATTTAAACAACTGTCTGCCTTAACCAAGAAACAAACAGAACTTCTGAGTAAATATAACTACAACAAAGAAGTAATAAGTG ATATGCCTTTCTCAATGCCTATACAGTGTACTGATGAAGGAGAGCAAGAACAAGTGGAAGGACTTTTTGTTGGGAAGAAGAACAAAAGTATACTTAAGAGTCCAATTGGATCACAGGGGCACAGAACTTGTCCGAAACAACTTCCAGTTGTTGAGTCTCTGTCTGATCTAGATGTCAAATTCCCACCCTCAGACAATGTCTATGATTTCCTAAACAGCACACCAGAAAAACCAGGACCAAAACCTCCTTTTGAAGATCCTACTCGTAAAGTTGAAGATGTACTATTGAAAGATGACATCCAGGACTTTGAACATAAAAAGTGTAATAAGGAAGAATGCACTTCACTTGAAACATTTACTGAGGGACCAACTAATGAAACATTACAAAACCCTTCATGTGATGAGCAAGGAATGTGTACAAACATTAATAATACTTTCATGGGTGCCACAGTTGGTAAGAACCCATTTAGGAGTCCTTCGTTTCTTAAACCTTCAAATCCTTTTCTAAATGTTGAAAAACCTCATCAGATGGCTACATCAGCACCAACAGAGATAAGAGGACCACAACAGGTAAGTCAAAACATCCCAAAACCAGCACTTAGAATGTAA